From Columba livia isolate bColLiv1 breed racing homer chromosome 5, bColLiv1.pat.W.v2, whole genome shotgun sequence, one genomic window encodes:
- the MOK gene encoding MAPK/MAK/MRK overlapping kinase isoform X2, giving the protein MGTQHGGLRAGPGGSWRSGGDPAALSLTPRPEDYKPVGKIGEGTFSDVLKILSLRDGKYYACKHMKQHFESLEQVNNLREIQALRRLSPHPSILTLHEVVFDKKAGSLSLICELMDMNIYQLIKGRKKPLSEKKIKNYMYQLCKSLDYIHRNGIFHRDVKPENILIKHNTLKLGDFGSCRSIYSKQPHTEYISTRWYRAPECLLTNGYYNYKIDIWSAGCVFYEITSFQPLFPGSNELDQISKIHDIIGTPANETLHKFKRSRFVTFDFPFKKGKGIPPLMRNLSPKGYSLLYAMITYDPDERIAAHQALQHPYFQDVWAAGTQDLAKHKKLRLLGNTAGQAPLHWWQISKESQRQRSLRKVQENTKQRGPPGGELPKLNASGLAKVTSHSSPVLHSVFQTPKESGDTPVLQSVRFIGSNIESEKQKALKSSPKYFHLPAIERRGGGH; this is encoded by the exons ATGGGAACACAACATGGCGGCCTGAGGGCCGGGCCGGGAGGCTCTTGGCGGTCGGGGGGGGACCCGGCCGCTCTCTCGCTCACCCCGAGACCTGAAG acTACAAACCAGTGGGTAAGATAGGAGAGGGAACATTTTCTGATGTTCTGAAGATACTGAGTCTTAGGGATGGAAAGTACTATGCATGTAAACACATGAAGCAACATTTTGAAAG TTTGGAACAAGTTAATAATCTGAGAGAAATACAAGCACTAAGGAGGCTGAGTCCACATCCTAGTATCCTTACGTTACATGAAGTTGTTTT TGATAAAAAAGCTGGCTCCCTTTCACTGATATGTGAACTTATGGACATGAATATTTATCAGCTGATAAAAG GAAGGAAAAAGccattatctgaaaaaaaaattaagaactaCATGTACCAGTTATGCAAATCTCTTGATTACATACATAG AAATGGGATATTTCACAGAGATGTGAAACCAGAGAACATATTAATAAAG CACAATACCCTGAAGTTGGGAGATTTTGGATCTTGTAGGAGTATCTATTCTAAGCAGCCACATACAGAATATATCTCTACACGCTGGTACCGAGCACCTGAATGCTTACTTACAAACGGCTACTATAATTACAAAATTGATATATGGAGTGCTGGCTGTGTTTTCTATGAAATCACAAG TTTTCAGCCTCTCTTTCCTGGATCTAATGAGCTGGACCAAATTTCAAAAATCCATGACATTATAGGCACTCCTGCTAATGAAACTCTGCACAAGTTCAAGCG GTCAAGATTTGTGACTTTTgattttccctttaaaaaagggaaaggaataCCTCCTCTGATGCGGAATTTATCTCCCAAAGGCTACTCTCTCCTGTATGCAATGATAACATATGATCCTGACGAGAGAATTGCTGCTCATCAAGCATTACAGCACCCTTACTTTCAAGACGTATG GGCAGCTGGTACACAAGATTTGGCCAAGCACAAAAAATTAAGATTATTAGGAAATACAGCAGGGCAAGCACCTCTGCACTGGTGGCAAATTtcaaaggaaagccaaagacag cgtTCTCTTAGGAAAGtccaggaaaacacaaaacaacgtGGACCTCCTGGTGGAGAATTACCAAAATTAAATGCTTCTGGATTAGCCAAAGTCACTTCCCATTCTTCTCCTGTCTTGCACTCGGTTTTCCAGACGCCGAAGGAAAGTGGTGACACCCCCGTGTTACAGTCCGTTAGATTTATTGGATCAAACATCGAG TCTGAGAAACAGAAGGCACTTAAGTCTTCCCCGAAATATTTCCACTTACCCGCTATAGAACGAAGAGGAGGCGGCCACTGA
- the MOK gene encoding MAPK/MAK/MRK overlapping kinase isoform X1: MGTQHGGLRAGPGGSWRSGGDPAALSLTPRPEGERRMNNYKPVGKIGEGTFSDVLKILSLRDGKYYACKHMKQHFESLEQVNNLREIQALRRLSPHPSILTLHEVVFDKKAGSLSLICELMDMNIYQLIKGRKKPLSEKKIKNYMYQLCKSLDYIHRNGIFHRDVKPENILIKHNTLKLGDFGSCRSIYSKQPHTEYISTRWYRAPECLLTNGYYNYKIDIWSAGCVFYEITSFQPLFPGSNELDQISKIHDIIGTPANETLHKFKRSRFVTFDFPFKKGKGIPPLMRNLSPKGYSLLYAMITYDPDERIAAHQALQHPYFQDVWAAGTQDLAKHKKLRLLGNTAGQAPLHWWQISKESQRQRSLRKVQENTKQRGPPGGELPKLNASGLAKVTSHSSPVLHSVFQTPKESGDTPVLQSVRFIGSNIESEKQKALKSSPKYFHLPAIERRGGGH, encoded by the exons ATGGGAACACAACATGGCGGCCTGAGGGCCGGGCCGGGAGGCTCTTGGCGGTCGGGGGGGGACCCGGCCGCTCTCTCGCTCACCCCGAGACCTGAAGGCGAGCGCAGGATGAACA acTACAAACCAGTGGGTAAGATAGGAGAGGGAACATTTTCTGATGTTCTGAAGATACTGAGTCTTAGGGATGGAAAGTACTATGCATGTAAACACATGAAGCAACATTTTGAAAG TTTGGAACAAGTTAATAATCTGAGAGAAATACAAGCACTAAGGAGGCTGAGTCCACATCCTAGTATCCTTACGTTACATGAAGTTGTTTT TGATAAAAAAGCTGGCTCCCTTTCACTGATATGTGAACTTATGGACATGAATATTTATCAGCTGATAAAAG GAAGGAAAAAGccattatctgaaaaaaaaattaagaactaCATGTACCAGTTATGCAAATCTCTTGATTACATACATAG AAATGGGATATTTCACAGAGATGTGAAACCAGAGAACATATTAATAAAG CACAATACCCTGAAGTTGGGAGATTTTGGATCTTGTAGGAGTATCTATTCTAAGCAGCCACATACAGAATATATCTCTACACGCTGGTACCGAGCACCTGAATGCTTACTTACAAACGGCTACTATAATTACAAAATTGATATATGGAGTGCTGGCTGTGTTTTCTATGAAATCACAAG TTTTCAGCCTCTCTTTCCTGGATCTAATGAGCTGGACCAAATTTCAAAAATCCATGACATTATAGGCACTCCTGCTAATGAAACTCTGCACAAGTTCAAGCG GTCAAGATTTGTGACTTTTgattttccctttaaaaaagggaaaggaataCCTCCTCTGATGCGGAATTTATCTCCCAAAGGCTACTCTCTCCTGTATGCAATGATAACATATGATCCTGACGAGAGAATTGCTGCTCATCAAGCATTACAGCACCCTTACTTTCAAGACGTATG GGCAGCTGGTACACAAGATTTGGCCAAGCACAAAAAATTAAGATTATTAGGAAATACAGCAGGGCAAGCACCTCTGCACTGGTGGCAAATTtcaaaggaaagccaaagacag cgtTCTCTTAGGAAAGtccaggaaaacacaaaacaacgtGGACCTCCTGGTGGAGAATTACCAAAATTAAATGCTTCTGGATTAGCCAAAGTCACTTCCCATTCTTCTCCTGTCTTGCACTCGGTTTTCCAGACGCCGAAGGAAAGTGGTGACACCCCCGTGTTACAGTCCGTTAGATTTATTGGATCAAACATCGAG TCTGAGAAACAGAAGGCACTTAAGTCTTCCCCGAAATATTTCCACTTACCCGCTATAGAACGAAGAGGAGGCGGCCACTGA
- the MOK gene encoding MAPK/MAK/MRK overlapping kinase isoform X3 — MKQHFESLEQVNNLREIQALRRLSPHPSILTLHEVVFDKKAGSLSLICELMDMNIYQLIKGRKKPLSEKKIKNYMYQLCKSLDYIHRNGIFHRDVKPENILIKHNTLKLGDFGSCRSIYSKQPHTEYISTRWYRAPECLLTNGYYNYKIDIWSAGCVFYEITSFQPLFPGSNELDQISKIHDIIGTPANETLHKFKRSRFVTFDFPFKKGKGIPPLMRNLSPKGYSLLYAMITYDPDERIAAHQALQHPYFQDVWAAGTQDLAKHKKLRLLGNTAGQAPLHWWQISKESQRQRSLRKVQENTKQRGPPGGELPKLNASGLAKVTSHSSPVLHSVFQTPKESGDTPVLQSVRFIGSNIESEKQKALKSSPKYFHLPAIERRGGGH, encoded by the exons ATGAAGCAACATTTTGAAAG TTTGGAACAAGTTAATAATCTGAGAGAAATACAAGCACTAAGGAGGCTGAGTCCACATCCTAGTATCCTTACGTTACATGAAGTTGTTTT TGATAAAAAAGCTGGCTCCCTTTCACTGATATGTGAACTTATGGACATGAATATTTATCAGCTGATAAAAG GAAGGAAAAAGccattatctgaaaaaaaaattaagaactaCATGTACCAGTTATGCAAATCTCTTGATTACATACATAG AAATGGGATATTTCACAGAGATGTGAAACCAGAGAACATATTAATAAAG CACAATACCCTGAAGTTGGGAGATTTTGGATCTTGTAGGAGTATCTATTCTAAGCAGCCACATACAGAATATATCTCTACACGCTGGTACCGAGCACCTGAATGCTTACTTACAAACGGCTACTATAATTACAAAATTGATATATGGAGTGCTGGCTGTGTTTTCTATGAAATCACAAG TTTTCAGCCTCTCTTTCCTGGATCTAATGAGCTGGACCAAATTTCAAAAATCCATGACATTATAGGCACTCCTGCTAATGAAACTCTGCACAAGTTCAAGCG GTCAAGATTTGTGACTTTTgattttccctttaaaaaagggaaaggaataCCTCCTCTGATGCGGAATTTATCTCCCAAAGGCTACTCTCTCCTGTATGCAATGATAACATATGATCCTGACGAGAGAATTGCTGCTCATCAAGCATTACAGCACCCTTACTTTCAAGACGTATG GGCAGCTGGTACACAAGATTTGGCCAAGCACAAAAAATTAAGATTATTAGGAAATACAGCAGGGCAAGCACCTCTGCACTGGTGGCAAATTtcaaaggaaagccaaagacag cgtTCTCTTAGGAAAGtccaggaaaacacaaaacaacgtGGACCTCCTGGTGGAGAATTACCAAAATTAAATGCTTCTGGATTAGCCAAAGTCACTTCCCATTCTTCTCCTGTCTTGCACTCGGTTTTCCAGACGCCGAAGGAAAGTGGTGACACCCCCGTGTTACAGTCCGTTAGATTTATTGGATCAAACATCGAG TCTGAGAAACAGAAGGCACTTAAGTCTTCCCCGAAATATTTCCACTTACCCGCTATAGAACGAAGAGGAGGCGGCCACTGA